One window of the Actinomyces wuliandei genome contains the following:
- the hisS gene encoding histidine--tRNA ligase — translation MRPMAQVQQAVSSLSGFPEWLPAGRLVEQSFLDTLRTTFELHGFTGIETRAVEPLSALTMKGETSKEVYLLSRLQAGPVQPGEGTDPRHQLGLHFDLTVPFARYVVDNAGALTFPFKRYQVQKVWRGERPQEGRFREFVQADIDVVADGTLPLHYDAELPLVMHEALAALPVPRVTIHVSNRKVAQGFYQAVGISQDQVVEVLRVVDKLDKIGEQAVAVELVDVVGTTPQQAQRALALARVTGTDPRDVSDQVHRALGGAQPTELLQEGLGELAAVLESAGRRRPGALLADLRIARGLDYYTGTVYESFMEGHEDLGSVCSGGRYDSLAAGSGRTYPGVGISIGLSRMLSRVVSAGLLEVSRPVPTCVLVAVTDEEHRARSEEIADILRARGISADVSPSAARFGKQIRFADRRGIPFVWFPASGATGNRVGSADAPPGGDGARDPGSPDSVKDIRSGEQAQADARTWTPPEEDLRPRVRATVPQDGYYTGSRW, via the coding sequence ATGCGCCCTATGGCTCAGGTGCAACAGGCAGTATCCTCTCTCTCCGGCTTTCCCGAGTGGCTCCCGGCGGGCCGCCTCGTGGAGCAGTCCTTCCTGGACACGTTGCGCACCACCTTCGAGCTCCACGGCTTCACCGGTATCGAGACGCGGGCCGTTGAGCCCCTGTCAGCCCTGACGATGAAGGGCGAGACCTCCAAAGAAGTGTACCTCCTCTCCCGCCTTCAGGCCGGGCCCGTCCAGCCCGGTGAGGGCACCGACCCCCGCCACCAGCTCGGGCTCCACTTCGACCTCACCGTCCCCTTCGCCCGCTACGTGGTGGACAACGCGGGGGCGTTGACCTTCCCCTTCAAGCGCTACCAGGTGCAGAAGGTCTGGCGTGGTGAGAGGCCCCAGGAGGGGCGCTTCAGGGAGTTCGTCCAGGCCGACATCGACGTCGTCGCGGACGGCACCCTGCCGCTGCACTACGACGCCGAGCTGCCGCTGGTCATGCACGAGGCGCTCGCCGCCCTGCCGGTGCCCCGGGTGACCATCCACGTGTCCAACCGGAAGGTGGCCCAGGGCTTCTACCAGGCTGTGGGCATCAGCCAGGACCAGGTCGTCGAGGTCCTGCGCGTGGTCGACAAGCTGGACAAGATCGGGGAGCAGGCGGTGGCTGTCGAGCTCGTGGACGTCGTCGGCACCACGCCACAGCAGGCCCAGCGTGCCCTGGCGCTGGCCCGTGTCACCGGTACCGACCCCCGCGACGTCTCCGACCAGGTCCACCGGGCCCTGGGGGGTGCCCAGCCCACCGAGCTTCTCCAGGAGGGGCTAGGCGAGCTCGCCGCCGTCCTGGAGTCGGCCGGGCGTCGGCGTCCGGGAGCGCTCCTGGCTGACCTGCGGATCGCCCGCGGCCTGGACTACTACACCGGCACCGTCTACGAGTCCTTCATGGAGGGGCATGAGGACCTCGGGTCGGTGTGCTCCGGCGGGCGCTACGACTCCCTGGCCGCTGGCTCGGGGCGGACCTACCCCGGGGTAGGTATCTCCATCGGCCTGTCCCGCATGCTGTCCCGTGTCGTCTCCGCCGGCCTGCTGGAGGTCAGCCGACCCGTGCCCACCTGTGTGCTGGTGGCTGTCACCGACGAGGAACACCGCGCCCGCTCCGAGGAGATTGCTGACATCCTGCGGGCGCGCGGCATCAGCGCCGACGTGTCGCCCTCGGCGGCTCGGTTCGGCAAGCAGATCCGCTTCGCTGACAGGCGCGGCATCCCGTTCGTCTGGTTCCCGGCTAGCGGGGCCACAGGTAACCGGGTCGGCAGCGCCGACGCCCCCCCAGGGGGGGACGGTGCTCGCGACCCAGGCAGCCCCGACTCGGTCAAGGACATCCGCAGCGGGGAACAGGCCCAGGCTGACGCGCGCACCTGGACTCCCCCCGAGGAGGACCTGCGTCCCCGGGTGCGTGCCACGGTGCCGCAGGACGGGTACTACACGGGCTCCAGGTGGTGA
- a CDS encoding MBL fold metallo-hydrolase, with translation MIIERTVAPVFAASCYVLAPAPGTPALVVDPGAGAAAGALALLRVHRLTLGAVLLTHGHADHVWDTSALVATAHARGLLACDDAVDVPVYLPQPDLYRMEDPDTTTGIRSRGVGFADMAGTPWVRPTDLRPFPEEGYSQAVEPVPGVAVQAVPAPGHTEGSAMFFLNAVLGDNPLLHEAEVADVAEVTEVVDKAPVQGHQPRNHLVALGGDVIFKGSVGRTDLPGGDQYQMLATLRLLATAVSPGTLILPGHGAATTMAHELHANPYLADARVRGGETGR, from the coding sequence ATGATCATTGAGCGCACCGTCGCCCCCGTCTTTGCCGCCAGTTGCTACGTCCTGGCCCCCGCCCCAGGCACGCCCGCTCTGGTCGTGGACCCCGGCGCGGGGGCTGCTGCCGGGGCGCTGGCCCTCCTGCGCGTCCACCGGCTCACCCTGGGCGCGGTGCTGCTCACCCACGGCCACGCCGACCACGTGTGGGACACCAGCGCCCTGGTCGCCACCGCCCACGCCCGGGGCCTGCTCGCCTGTGACGACGCCGTGGACGTCCCTGTCTACCTCCCCCAGCCGGACCTGTACCGTATGGAGGACCCTGATACCACCACCGGTATCCGCTCCCGGGGCGTGGGCTTCGCCGACATGGCGGGCACCCCCTGGGTACGGCCAACGGACCTGCGCCCCTTCCCTGAGGAGGGTTACTCCCAGGCTGTCGAGCCCGTCCCTGGCGTCGCCGTCCAGGCTGTGCCCGCGCCGGGCCACACCGAGGGCTCGGCGATGTTCTTCCTCAACGCCGTCCTGGGCGACAACCCGCTGCTGCACGAGGCCGAGGTTGCCGACGTTGCCGAGGTCACTGAGGTCGTTGACAAGGCACCCGTGCAGGGCCACCAGCCCCGCAACCACCTGGTCGCCCTGGGCGGGGATGTCATCTTCAAAGGCTCGGTGGGGCGTACGGACCTCCCGGGTGGGGACCAGTACCAGATGCTGGCCACCCTGCGCCTGCTGGCCACCGCGGTGTCCCCGGGCACGCTCATCCTGCCCGGGCACGGCGCGGCCACCACCATGGCCCACGAGCTGCACGCTAACCCCTACCTGGCCGATGCCAGGGTCCGCGGCGGCGAGACCGGACGGTGA
- a CDS encoding polymorphic toxin type 15 domain-containing protein has translation MVALPPATAVVVDRSLATAVAGARVPPWWRLTCSPRGRAGGQGVLVWEGSVAAPASPLGWHSRVPVEVFFHTGHHHSTQELAWEFTRQLDRQLSALSLLSAQRLLEGIRAYRAQGRQPTSKTTRNRRKEFMEEVVGDLVHVHHLSWEDAQAATREVDRALVVLHEPDQVTYGPSQPATTTEGWPSLGHGAVSSSIGGQGRPVATVLEQATLQVPPRTSGRGCASCWCARCSPPPRPWPRTCATARWCWSPAPGSR, from the coding sequence GTGGTGGCGCTGCCCCCGGCCACAGCGGTGGTGGTGGACAGGTCCCTGGCCACGGCGGTGGCGGGGGCGCGGGTACCGCCTTGGTGGCGTCTGACATGTTCACCCCGGGGGCGGGCTGGTGGGCAGGGGGTGCTGGTGTGGGAGGGGTCGGTGGCTGCCCCGGCCAGCCCGCTGGGGTGGCACTCGCGGGTGCCGGTGGAGGTGTTCTTCCACACCGGCCACCACCACTCCACCCAGGAGCTGGCCTGGGAGTTCACCCGCCAGCTCGACCGCCAGCTCTCCGCCTTGTCCCTGCTCAGCGCGCAGCGCCTGCTGGAGGGCATCCGCGCCTACAGGGCACAGGGCCGCCAGCCCACCTCCAAGACCACCAGGAATAGGCGCAAGGAGTTCATGGAGGAGGTCGTGGGCGACCTGGTGCACGTGCACCACCTCTCCTGGGAGGACGCCCAGGCCGCGACGCGGGAGGTGGACCGGGCGCTGGTGGTGCTCCACGAGCCCGACCAGGTCACCTACGGCCCCTCCCAGCCCGCCACCACCACCGAGGGGTGGCCCTCCCTGGGCCACGGGGCGGTCAGCTCCTCCATCGGCGGCCAGGGCAGGCCCGTGGCCACGGTCCTGGAGCAGGCCACCCTCCAGGTCCCCCCCCGGACCAGCGGGCGCGGGTGCGCCTCCTGCTGGTGCGCGCGGTGCTCACCGCCTCCCCGGCCCTGGCCCAGGACCTGCGCCACGGCCAGGTGGTGCTGGAGCCCCGCACCCGGGAGCAGATGA
- a CDS encoding DUF349 domain-containing protein, whose translation MSEQTQPTTGLQPDTAPSEAPQEPTSEAAQGTEAAKTTESAESTETDSIRAGTDSLAADSLTEHADSPAAPETTTQAQGSDQGDDQDSGEAPQTQEASPSGAPETPEPSGSSVSPEPAETSPAPPAQNEGPDGTKGEESLTPPAAQAAQVPSAPSEPTVDPQEAMDAAKWGRVDGEGRVYVQDGGTEREVGQFPDVPVAEAMAFYVRRFLDLKSTVDLFATRLPQLSVREIDSTLKSVEASLKEPAAVGDLDGLRSRFAALKAVAAERREAVAAERAAAKEQALKDRTAIVERAEAIAAQDPARTQWKTSGAELRELLDSWKQAQRRGPRLDRPTEDGLWKRFSHARTTFDRHRRQFFSELDAKQAKVRAAKEALIKRAEELQGSTDWAGTSAKYRDLLEEWKKAGRASRKEDDALWARFRAAQQVFFDARRAKDAAADAELAENLKVKEALLAKAEALVPVTDVKAARKALRPIQDAWDDAGKVPRGAVRRIEGRMRAVEDAVREAENAEWRRSDPETKARAEGLAGQLQDAIAALETDLAAARAASDSKKVAEAEAALTARRAWLEQVRRSARA comes from the coding sequence GTGTCCGAGCAGACACAGCCCACCACCGGGCTCCAGCCCGATACCGCACCGAGCGAGGCACCACAGGAGCCGACCTCCGAGGCCGCCCAGGGCACAGAGGCCGCCAAGACCACCGAGAGTGCTGAGTCCACTGAGACAGACAGCATCCGCGCAGGAACGGACAGCCTCGCGGCAGACAGCCTCACAGAACACGCTGACAGCCCCGCTGCCCCCGAGACAACAACACAGGCACAGGGCAGCGACCAGGGCGACGATCAGGACAGCGGTGAGGCGCCCCAGACGCAGGAGGCGAGCCCCTCCGGCGCCCCTGAGACCCCTGAGCCCTCGGGCTCCTCCGTCTCCCCGGAGCCTGCCGAGACGTCCCCAGCACCTCCGGCACAGAACGAGGGGCCGGACGGCACCAAGGGTGAGGAGAGTCTGACCCCGCCTGCTGCCCAGGCCGCCCAGGTTCCGTCTGCCCCGTCAGAACCGACCGTGGACCCGCAGGAGGCGATGGACGCCGCCAAGTGGGGCCGGGTAGACGGAGAAGGAAGGGTCTACGTCCAGGACGGCGGTACCGAGCGTGAGGTCGGCCAGTTCCCCGACGTCCCCGTCGCCGAGGCGATGGCCTTCTACGTGCGCCGGTTCCTGGACCTGAAGTCGACGGTGGACCTGTTCGCCACCCGCCTGCCCCAACTCAGTGTGCGGGAGATCGACTCCACCCTGAAGTCTGTGGAGGCCTCCCTTAAGGAACCTGCGGCTGTCGGCGACCTTGACGGACTGCGCTCGCGCTTCGCCGCGCTCAAGGCTGTCGCTGCCGAGCGCCGTGAGGCGGTGGCTGCGGAGCGGGCCGCCGCCAAGGAGCAGGCACTCAAGGACCGCACGGCTATCGTGGAGCGGGCCGAGGCCATCGCGGCCCAGGACCCTGCTCGTACCCAGTGGAAGACCTCCGGGGCCGAACTGCGTGAGCTCCTGGACTCCTGGAAGCAGGCGCAACGCCGGGGTCCCCGGCTGGACCGTCCTACCGAGGACGGCCTGTGGAAGCGCTTCTCCCACGCCCGCACGACCTTTGACCGCCATCGCCGCCAGTTCTTCAGCGAGCTGGACGCCAAGCAGGCCAAGGTCCGCGCAGCCAAGGAGGCACTCATCAAGCGGGCGGAGGAGCTCCAGGGCTCCACAGACTGGGCGGGGACCTCAGCCAAGTACCGCGACCTCCTGGAGGAGTGGAAGAAGGCCGGACGCGCCTCCCGCAAGGAGGACGACGCCCTGTGGGCACGTTTCCGCGCCGCCCAGCAGGTCTTCTTTGACGCCCGCCGGGCCAAGGACGCGGCCGCCGACGCCGAGCTCGCTGAGAACCTCAAGGTCAAGGAGGCGCTCCTGGCCAAGGCGGAGGCGCTGGTGCCGGTCACCGACGTCAAGGCAGCCAGGAAGGCGCTACGCCCCATCCAGGACGCCTGGGACGATGCCGGCAAGGTTCCACGCGGTGCCGTGCGCCGGATCGAGGGACGGATGCGTGCTGTCGAGGACGCCGTGCGTGAGGCGGAGAACGCCGAGTGGCGCCGTAGCGACCCCGAGACCAAGGCACGTGCCGAGGGCCTGGCTGGCCAGCTCCAGGACGCCATTGCCGCCCTGGAGACGGACCTGGCCGCTGCACGGGCCGCAAGCGACTCCAAGAAGGTGGCTGAGGCGGAGGCGGCCCTGACCGCGCGACGCGCCTGGCTGGAGCAGGTGCGGCGCTCAGCCCGGGCCTAG
- a CDS encoding MerR family transcriptional regulator has translation MPRHVMMTVGEVAVLLRVTVRTLHHWDDVGLVRPSRRSRAGYRLYSSRDRQRLEQVLVYREVGVPLALIGRLLDAPHTEVLAHLARQRGHLEERVRQLSRSLSVIDSMMERTEAMKEAMKKERNAEEEPQRLPEDMRAAVAGLWGHFWGPAWDPAHAYEAERWWGDIWQWAQAAHRQASMTWRDWEQACQESEALETELVEAMRRGVVPGSPEACALAERHRSDLSRWFDVSVSHQVLITRLYEKDERLRRHYDHRAPGLATWLRQVVEARARSQGLDPETARWSQGCGG, from the coding sequence GTGCCCAGGCACGTCATGATGACGGTGGGGGAGGTCGCTGTACTGCTGAGAGTCACCGTCCGTACGCTGCACCACTGGGACGACGTCGGTCTGGTCCGGCCCTCTCGGCGTAGCCGGGCGGGGTACCGGCTGTACTCCTCAAGGGATCGTCAGCGCCTTGAGCAGGTCCTTGTCTATCGCGAGGTCGGTGTGCCGCTGGCGCTCATCGGCCGACTCCTGGACGCCCCGCACACGGAGGTGCTGGCTCACCTGGCACGCCAGCGTGGGCACTTGGAGGAACGTGTCCGCCAGCTGTCGCGGAGCCTGAGCGTCATCGACTCCATGATGGAGAGGACAGAAGCGATGAAGGAAGCGATGAAAAAGGAGAGGAATGCCGAGGAAGAGCCGCAACGGCTACCGGAAGACATGAGGGCCGCCGTGGCCGGGCTCTGGGGGCACTTCTGGGGACCCGCCTGGGATCCTGCCCACGCGTATGAGGCTGAGCGGTGGTGGGGAGATATCTGGCAGTGGGCGCAGGCTGCCCACCGACAGGCGTCCATGACCTGGAGGGACTGGGAGCAGGCCTGCCAGGAGTCCGAGGCGCTGGAGACCGAGCTGGTCGAGGCAATGCGTCGTGGCGTTGTCCCGGGGAGCCCGGAGGCCTGTGCCCTGGCTGAGCGCCACCGGAGCGACCTCAGCCGCTGGTTCGACGTCTCGGTGTCGCACCAGGTGCTCATCACGCGTCTCTACGAGAAGGACGAGCGTCTTCGCCGCCACTACGACCACCGTGCCCCAGGGCTGGCGACCTGGCTCCGGCAGGTGGTTGAGGCACGTGCCAGGAGCCAGGGCCTTGACCCGGAGACGGCACGGTGGTCGCAGGGCTGCGGCGGCTAG
- a CDS encoding RelA/SpoT family protein, with the protein MTETKTTPDTGGDSVVPGSRVRSRLAWFGGRGHSTPAAIEPLLRAVRANHPKADTDLIVRAYEVAEKAHSGQRRKSGEPYITHPVAVATILAELGMTPQTLAAAVLHDTVEDTDYTLERLRGDFGDEIALLVDGVTKLDKLQYGEAAQAETVRKMIVAMSRDIRVLVIKLGDRLHNARTWKYVSADNAARKAKETLEIYAPLAHRLGMNTIKWELEDRSFRALYPGVYEEIEHMVAERAPAREEYLRKVRLQIEEDLRVNKIKGVVTGRPKHYYSIYQKMIVRGKDFDDIYDLVAVRVIVDSVQDCYAVLGALHSRWTPMSGRFKDYIAVPKFNLYQSLHTTVLGPGGNPVEIQIRTHEMHRMAEYGVAAHWKYKQDPHASGPRSPRSQGAGSDQAEMGWLRQLVDWQKETQDPAEFLDALRYEMAGGQVYVFTPKGDVLSLPSGATPVDFAYAVHTEVGHRTVGARVNGRLVPLDTRLDNGDSVEVFTSKAVNAGPSRDWLSFVGSNKARNKIRSWFSKERREEAIEEGKAAIARAMRKQNLPIQRLMSHDSLMDVAKTLDKGDIDGLYAAVGEGHVSAHHVVDTLVAAMGGEAGAEETLAEGVLPTRAASVRRRSRGGDAGVIVAGMEAGDIYVKLARCCTPMPGDPILGFITRGSGVSVHRADCQNVDQLQREPERLVGVSWADHAHSAYLVQVEVEALDRGGLLADITRVLADGHVNLMSAHIGTSRDRVVTGRFVVELAEAGHLDHTLSALRRIDGVFEARRAAPSASAARKAAQA; encoded by the coding sequence ATGACTGAGACCAAGACGACCCCGGACACAGGGGGCGATAGCGTCGTCCCAGGTTCGCGCGTGCGCAGCCGTCTGGCTTGGTTCGGAGGTCGGGGGCACTCCACACCGGCTGCCATCGAGCCGCTGCTGCGGGCTGTGCGGGCCAACCACCCCAAGGCGGACACCGATCTCATCGTGCGGGCCTATGAGGTGGCAGAGAAGGCGCACTCGGGGCAGCGTCGCAAGTCCGGGGAACCCTACATCACGCATCCGGTCGCGGTCGCGACCATCCTGGCCGAGCTGGGGATGACCCCTCAGACCCTGGCAGCGGCTGTGCTCCACGACACCGTCGAGGACACCGACTACACTCTGGAGCGCCTGCGCGGGGACTTCGGCGACGAGATCGCGCTGCTTGTGGATGGCGTCACCAAGCTCGACAAGCTCCAGTACGGAGAGGCCGCCCAGGCTGAGACCGTGCGCAAGATGATTGTCGCCATGTCGCGCGACATCCGCGTCCTGGTCATCAAGCTGGGTGACCGCCTCCACAACGCCCGCACCTGGAAGTACGTCTCCGCTGACAACGCGGCCCGCAAGGCCAAGGAGACCCTGGAGATCTACGCGCCGCTGGCCCACCGGCTGGGTATGAACACGATCAAGTGGGAGCTGGAGGACCGGTCCTTCCGGGCTCTCTACCCGGGGGTGTACGAGGAGATTGAGCACATGGTGGCCGAGCGCGCCCCGGCGCGGGAGGAGTACCTGCGCAAGGTTCGCCTCCAGATTGAGGAGGACCTGAGGGTCAACAAGATCAAGGGTGTGGTCACGGGAAGGCCTAAGCACTACTACTCGATCTACCAGAAGATGATTGTGCGTGGCAAGGACTTTGACGACATCTACGACTTGGTGGCCGTACGTGTCATTGTCGACTCCGTCCAGGACTGCTACGCGGTCCTGGGAGCGCTGCACTCCCGCTGGACCCCGATGAGCGGACGCTTCAAGGACTACATCGCGGTCCCTAAGTTCAACCTCTACCAGTCCCTCCACACCACGGTGCTCGGGCCCGGAGGCAATCCCGTGGAGATCCAGATCCGGACCCACGAGATGCACCGGATGGCGGAGTACGGGGTCGCGGCGCACTGGAAGTACAAGCAGGACCCTCATGCCTCAGGCCCGAGGTCCCCCAGGAGCCAGGGCGCTGGCTCGGACCAGGCGGAGATGGGGTGGCTGCGCCAGCTTGTGGACTGGCAGAAGGAGACCCAGGACCCTGCCGAGTTCCTCGACGCCCTGCGCTACGAGATGGCAGGAGGGCAGGTCTACGTCTTCACCCCCAAGGGCGACGTGCTCTCGCTGCCCTCGGGAGCCACGCCGGTGGACTTCGCCTACGCCGTCCACACCGAGGTCGGTCACCGCACGGTCGGTGCACGGGTCAACGGGCGCCTGGTACCGTTGGACACGCGCCTGGACAACGGGGACTCCGTCGAGGTCTTCACCTCCAAGGCCGTCAACGCGGGCCCGTCACGGGACTGGCTGTCCTTCGTCGGCTCGAACAAGGCGCGCAACAAGATCCGCTCCTGGTTCTCCAAGGAACGTCGCGAGGAGGCTATTGAGGAGGGCAAGGCTGCGATCGCACGGGCCATGCGCAAGCAGAACCTGCCCATCCAGCGGCTGATGAGCCACGACTCGCTCATGGACGTGGCCAAGACCCTTGACAAGGGAGATATTGACGGCCTTTACGCTGCGGTCGGGGAAGGCCACGTCTCCGCCCACCACGTCGTGGACACCCTGGTCGCCGCCATGGGGGGGGAGGCTGGGGCGGAGGAGACCCTGGCTGAGGGGGTGCTGCCCACGCGTGCCGCCAGTGTACGGCGCCGCTCCCGGGGCGGCGACGCCGGGGTGATAGTCGCCGGGATGGAGGCGGGTGACATCTACGTCAAGCTGGCACGGTGCTGTACCCCAATGCCCGGGGACCCGATCCTGGGCTTCATCACTCGCGGGTCGGGGGTCTCGGTGCACCGTGCGGACTGTCAGAACGTGGACCAGCTCCAGCGCGAGCCGGAGCGGCTGGTCGGGGTCTCCTGGGCGGACCACGCCCACTCCGCCTACCTCGTCCAGGTGGAGGTCGAGGCCCTTGACCGTGGTGGTCTCCTGGCTGACATCACTCGTGTCCTGGCTGACGGCCACGTGAACCTTATGAGCGCGCATATCGGCACCAGCCGGGACCGGGTCGTCACCGGCCGGTTCGTGGTCGAGCTGGCTGAGGCGGGGCACCTTGACCACACCCTGTCCGCGCTACGGCGTATTGACGGGGTGTTTGAGGCGCGTCGGGCAGCACCGTCGGCATCTGCGGCCCGCAAGGCTGCGCAGGCGTGA
- a CDS encoding adenine phosphoribosyltransferase produces the protein MTIAETRAVSVPASLSQLVSDHLRVVPDFPEPGVLFRDITPLLADGAAFRELVEGLADHYRGRVDAVAGLESRGFILAAPLAVRLGIGMVTVRKGGKLPGPVIGVDYELEYGTARMELRPDSVVNGSRVLVIDDVLATGGTAAASIALIEQAGARVEAVCMLLELQDLGGRSVLAGRHIDSVVTV, from the coding sequence GTGACCATCGCCGAGACCCGCGCCGTCAGCGTCCCCGCCTCGCTGTCGCAGCTGGTCAGTGACCACCTGCGAGTCGTCCCCGACTTTCCTGAGCCCGGGGTCCTCTTTCGTGACATCACCCCGCTGCTTGCTGACGGCGCAGCCTTCCGCGAGCTCGTCGAGGGGCTGGCAGACCACTACCGGGGCCGTGTGGACGCCGTGGCCGGCCTGGAGTCCCGAGGGTTCATCCTGGCCGCACCTCTGGCTGTGCGGCTGGGTATCGGCATGGTGACGGTGCGCAAGGGTGGCAAGCTGCCCGGGCCTGTGATCGGAGTGGACTATGAGCTGGAGTACGGGACGGCCCGTATGGAGCTGCGACCGGACAGCGTTGTCAATGGCTCACGGGTTCTTGTCATCGACGACGTCCTGGCCACCGGAGGTACCGCCGCCGCCTCGATCGCCCTCATCGAGCAGGCGGGTGCCCGGGTGGAGGCTGTGTGCATGCTCCTGGAGCTCCAGGACCTGGGGGGACGCTCTGTGCTTGCGGGACGGCACATCGACTCGGTCGTGACTGTGTGA
- the secF gene encoding protein translocase subunit SecF yields the protein MMSLASLGNELYSGRTSIPFVGRRRTWYTLAALIVVGSAVLLATVGLTPGIDFRGGSELTVTGLPSPQVGPADEVMSDNGLTTGTSVTTMGSSSVRIQTTELSKSQLDAVSADLASAYGVEPADVAATTIGPTWSSDVTTRAVRGLLMFFLLVTLLIWAYFRTWKMALAALVALVHDVVVTIGVYALSRFEVTPATIIGVLTILGYSLYDTVVVFDKVRENTEGFESQTRSTYAELANLAVNQSFVRSLNTSVVGVLPVASLLVVGTLVLGAGTLSDIALTLFIGMIAGTLSSLFLATPLLVDLRSREKAVRSQAKRVAAARQRRVEEAGDDPEALATLVSAPAASPLRPGYHRGVSAQPKKRRRQP from the coding sequence ATGATGTCTCTGGCCAGTCTCGGTAACGAGCTCTACTCCGGCAGGACCTCCATCCCCTTCGTCGGCAGGAGGCGCACCTGGTACACTCTCGCGGCCCTCATCGTCGTGGGGTCGGCGGTCCTGCTGGCCACCGTGGGCCTGACCCCCGGGATCGACTTCAGGGGCGGCTCGGAGCTGACCGTCACCGGCCTGCCCAGCCCGCAGGTAGGCCCTGCGGACGAGGTCATGAGCGACAACGGCCTGACCACCGGGACGTCGGTGACGACAATGGGCTCCTCCTCGGTGCGCATCCAGACCACTGAGCTGAGCAAGAGCCAGCTGGACGCGGTCTCGGCTGACCTCGCCAGCGCCTACGGGGTGGAGCCTGCCGACGTGGCCGCCACGACGATCGGCCCCACCTGGTCCTCCGACGTCACTACCAGGGCCGTCAGGGGCCTCCTCATGTTCTTCCTCCTGGTGACCCTGCTGATATGGGCCTACTTCCGGACCTGGAAGATGGCTCTGGCAGCACTGGTGGCCCTGGTGCACGACGTCGTCGTCACCATCGGCGTCTACGCACTGTCCCGCTTTGAGGTCACTCCCGCCACCATTATCGGTGTCCTCACCATCCTGGGGTACTCCCTGTACGACACCGTCGTCGTCTTCGACAAGGTCAGGGAGAACACGGAGGGGTTCGAGTCTCAGACCCGCTCGACCTACGCCGAGCTCGCGAACCTGGCTGTCAACCAGAGCTTTGTCCGCTCGCTCAACACCTCGGTCGTCGGTGTGCTGCCGGTGGCATCCCTGCTCGTGGTCGGCACGCTCGTCCTGGGAGCGGGAACTCTCAGCGACATCGCCCTGACACTGTTCATCGGTATGATCGCGGGGACGCTGTCCTCGCTCTTCCTGGCCACACCGCTTCTGGTGGACCTGCGCTCACGGGAGAAAGCCGTCAGGTCCCAGGCCAAACGGGTCGCCGCCGCCCGTCAACGGCGTGTTGAGGAGGCTGGTGACGACCCCGAGGCTCTTGCCACCCTGGTGTCCGCGCCTGCTGCCTCGCCCCTGAGGCCGGGGTACCACCGTGGCGTCTCCGCCCAGCCCAAGAAGAGGAGAAGGCAGCCGTGA